In bacterium, a single window of DNA contains:
- a CDS encoding YbjQ family protein, producing the protein MIIATTETIAGYVVKETIGIVYGNTVRARDICSDITARFKDAVGGEIEEYTKLLSECREQALDRMITRANELGADAVLGIDFMLSSLIDDAIELLVYGTAVKLCREP; encoded by the coding sequence ATGATAATAGCTACGACAGAAACCATAGCCGGCTATGTCGTTAAAGAAACCATTGGAATAGTTTACGGAAACACTGTTCGAGCGAGAGATATTTGCTCGGATATCACCGCCCGGTTTAAGGATGCTGTCGGCGGAGAAATTGAGGAGTACACTAAATTACTCTCTGAATGCCGCGAGCAGGCGCTCGATCGGATGATAACCAGAGCCAACGAACTGGGAGCAGACGCTGTCTTAGGAATAGACTTCATGCTTTCTTCTCTTATTGATGACGCCATCGAGCTTTTAGTGTATGGAACTGCAGTTAAACTTTGCAGGGAGCCTTAA